The DNA sequence acaggggggcatgtgtggcactatctacagaggggcatgtgtggcactatctacagggggacatatatggcactatatacaggggggcatgtgtgacattatctacagggggcatgtgtgccactatatacagggggcatgtgtggcattatctacaggggggcatgtgtggcactatatgtagaGGGCagtttggcactatgtacaggggggaatgtgtggcactatgtacaggtggcatgtgtggcactatctacagggggcatgtgtggcactatctacagaggggcatgtgtggcactatctacagaggggcatgtgtggcattatctacaggggggcatgtgtggcactatatacagggggggcatgtgtggcactatatacaggggggtatgtgtggcactatatacagaggggcatgtgtggcattatctacaggggggcatgtgtggcactatatacagggggggcatgtgtggcactatatacaggggggtatgtgtggcactatatacaggggggtatgtgtggcactatatacaggggggcatgtgtggcactatatacaggggggcatgtgtggcactatatacaggggggcatgtgtggcactatctatagagggcagtgtgacactatctacgggggggggaatgtgtggcactatatacagggggcagtctggcattatctacacatgaaattcatcagtttttaaaattCACATTGAAATACGGATGGGTCACAATCGACCGTCAAAAATGGAACGGATACAAAACAGATGAAAAACGATCGTCAAAAACGGACACGAGAAagcagtttttaacggccgacatCTGGACCCGCCACATGAACagaaacaacagcaatccctgcgtggtggggggggggggggggggagggtaggAGATGCGGGTGGGTTGGGTAGCTGTCAAGGGACCAAAAACTATCTATTCCCTGAAGTTGGGGcgagtgtttggcgtctttgcagGGTCACCAGGCTGCCGGGAGATCGGATGTGAGGTCAGTGACAGCAGCCGCCGGCCGGGCTCTCAGCGCTGCACTGAATAGGACaacgtgtgtgtcagacttcagtgtggcACCGAGTCTGGAGAAGAGAAGGAGAGCCGACATGGtacacaagtatctaatctatcatgtatctaatctatcacaaactatgcaccactgATAAAACGGGCACATTGTGGTAAAAGCGGATGGTTCTGTAGTAAAGCCTCATGCACTTCTGTGGGCCGttgaacggccgctaatgacggttccgtgaatcacggaccacACACGTATGGCTTCCGCgtgcagcccgttgtttcatggaccaaatcaatgcaaaggccgagactgttccgtcaaaaactgacatgagtaggacctgcactacttttgacggaacggccgcacggttccgttaaaacaacgtaagtgtgcacggccccattaaaatgaatgtgtcagggtgcgatCAGTTAAAAAAAGGATATCACCCtgcgaaaaaaactgaagtgggcgtgAGGcctccaagttgtgagagccggaCGGCAGCGGAtatatttttgcatcagttgtagggcccgttcacatcagcattgtgtTTATGTTGAGGGGTTCCCCGGAGCTTTCCCtcagggaacccctcaacggaaaggcaaacggaaaccttagctcccgtttgcatcaccgttcatctcaatggtgacggatactttgctaatggtttccgtttgtctccgttgtgaaaGGTTACCGGGCCCCAGTGTGGGAGATCGGGAGATTAGAttctgagctcctggggtcatggatgatgggagtgaaaCCGTCAGCGTGTCTGGATTACAATTCTCTCACGGATCCTTCCACCCAGTATTTACATCAAACGACGGTCCGGGATCTTCTCACAATTCATTATTTGtccgatttttaaaatgaaaactgcGGCTTGTGTAAGTATTCACACCCCCCCCCGCAAGCTGCGGAAGCCAATGAAAATATTGCCCTAACCGCCCTGCcacatgtgaacacaccctataaAGTGTGGTGGTCCGTACACCATCCGTCAGTCCTGGAATGTGAAGGGAATCTGTGAAAATGAAGAGCAATGTGAGGAAATTACAGGCCAGTATGTGGaagagcccgaaaaacggccaaaaaaagtGTTTGGATGTCCCAGCGAGCGCTGCTGGATGAGACGGAGGCCGCAACGTGCGCCCGCAACGCCTAGACCTGGCCGTCCCTCAACACTCAGAGCAAGACGACGTGAGGGACGCAACAGAGAGGACGACGACCACCGTGAGAGAAGCTCTGCCGGGAAGAACGGGcgaaaaaacagtgtgaacagaAGCTAGAAACTCACCCTACAGGTTCATGACGGTAATGCAGCGAGAGGAGGTTCTACCAAGTACCAGTCACAGGGGGTTGAATACTTATGCAAGCTGCATTTATCGATtgcgagtaaggctgggttcacacgaccatgttacgtccgtaatgtacggaacgtatttcggccggaagacccggaccgaacacagtgcagggagccgggctcctaggatcatagttatgtacgatgctaggagtccctgcctctctgcaggacaactgtcccgtactgaaaacatgattacagtacgagacagttgtcctgcagcgaggcagggactcctagcatcgtatataactatgatgctaggagcccggctccctgcagtgtgttcggtccggatcttccggccgaaatacgttccgtacattacggacgtaacatgctcgtgtgaacccagcctaatgaatAGGGAGTTTGATAGCAGACAAGCTTGAGAAGAAGGGGatgtgaatacttttgcaaggcccTGTACAGAACTGGAAAGAAAGAAAAAcaccattttttaataaaacattatttaCATTTAATCTGTAAACCGACAATCATGAGACCGGCCGCGTCCATCAGCATTTACTGAGGAAGAGAAGGAAAACCGTCCCGAAAAACCAAGTCTAGACGTGGTGAAGGGTCCGGTCGCCAGGATGtttgatcatatatatatataatcattaGGAAAGGTCATAAAAACGTGATCGGGGGTCCACAGAACGGATCCGGTGTAGCCCCTTCATTGGGGGGAATCATAAGGAATGGAAGTTGCCAAAACCGTCGAATACTTTAtttccttaaagagaacctttcacctccccatacgtgtgcagcatgtaataggggggaggggggggggctgcacaaGCTCTGGGGCACTTcacggttttttttttctaccctcctccgttatttatgtatcggtgccgttatatttgccgcgcgatatttaaataaccccctaaaCAGTCAACcgggcgtgtactgtcaagggggcgtgttactacggctgtgacactgtccagtcagctttcaagatcaatcTTCTGACGAATCGACACGGGGGCgtttctctgctacggacagtgtaagcgctacCCAGCTCTtttaacactgtccgtagcagagacacgcccccttgccggtTCGGCAGAAGATTtctcttcaaagctgaagagtgagagcgtgcgcgcgcacaccctCTCCTTGCTTTTGCTGTaagactgtccatatctgattggacagtcacaGCCGTAGTAACACGCTCCCTtgtcagtacacgccccgttgactgttcagggggttatttaaatatcaggcgccaaatataacggcaccgatacataaataacggaggagggtagaaaaaaatgtgaagtgcccCAGAGCTTGTGCAGCccggcccattacatgctgcacacgtatggggaggttctctttaaaaggggttctccgctttggacactaCACGTTAGAAGGGTCCCATGAATAGAATCTGATCAAAAGtctcccccagcgatcagctgtgatatgTGGGGAAACACGGCAGtatgtgtttaatttccctgaagtgcccccacaggggaaatgaagcattacagtgtccattcatatcaatgtgttgactgacgctctatgtaaccaagagatgaggatcctggaaGCTTCAAGGTCACAGGCGAAGCGTCTCAGTCCCCCCAGGACCTCATTACCAGCCTGTTATACAAGTCCACAACTCTACACGCTCTATCACATGATGCTGGATTTTTAAATAAAGCCTAAAAATCATCTCCACCACCTAAAAAAAAGTCCCCAGTAAATAAATCCTTGAGTTGTCCTCTTCTATCTGTACAGACCGATGACACTATGGCCGCCTTTACAGCTACCAGAGAGGTGGTCACCCGGCCTTTACAGCAAAGCTCCGgcgtccctgaataaccgggcagAATGGTCCTCCAAGCTCAGGAGCCTGAGTGACAACGATGGGATTTGTAAGGAAGGAGATACGTGTCAAAtacatgtgaaaaaaataaaaaataaaataataattaaaaatttaCCGGGGAGGTTTCAGTTTTGGGTGGAAATGCTCAGTAAAAAAGGCAAGATTGTCAAAAAAAACCTCAACCAAAGAATTGATCTACTTAAATTTGACTTCGGGTCTCATGAAGTTCTTGGGGCTTCCATGTCACTTGAGGCTGTTCATCAGGACTTGGGTTTAGTCCTAGGAGGAGTTCCTGAGATGAATGACTGGACATTTCTGGTCCACCATAGGACGGACCTCCTCAGAGAAGCCACGTGTCCGTATGTTGGATGCAGTAACAGGACTGTAGAAGGACCTCACTGAGCTCCAGGTACGCCTGTGTCCGCCAGTTCGGAAGCAGCGAGTGCGAGTTAAAAACTTGAAGTTTTGGAGTGCCCACCTTAAGTAAATCGTATAAACACGACCATCGGGTTTGAAGGGCCACCCGGGTTCTACGATTCAGGATGATGCCCCTGATGGTTTTCTTGATCTTAAGCTCTTTCAAGGAGGGCAAATCCAGGTGACTGAACACCAGTCCACGACTCTGAGACACATCTAAAGACTCCAAGGACTTGGACTCCATAGGGTAGGAGACACCCAAGTCCTTGACAGGAACCAGAACCTGAAGGATCAAAGTCTTCAGCTTCGGAAGGGACCTGGTCAGTTGTTGCATTGTTTCTGGTTGGACGCTCTTAAATACCCAGAAATAGTTCAGTTCCAGCGTGCTTAGATTTTGGAAGTGTGTGAGAAGCGATACCGAATTTTCCGACCAATCAAATGGCAGCTTCATGCGGCTCAGTTTGGGGGATGTACGGGTGAGACGCTGAAAGAGAGTCTGGAAGCTGTTGAACTGATCCGTCTTGGCCAAACATATCTGCGCCATGCTGCCCGGAGGATAAATATCGAGAGGCTCCAGATGCGTCAACGTCCAATTCAACTCCAACTCCTGAAGGTCTCCGCAGTGGACGCCGTCCAGAAACTGAAGGAGGAAGTCGGCCCACTTGGTCCTCTGGTCTCCCAAATCAAAACTGGCACGAAGAACTAACAAGCTGGCTCCTCGGGACGTTAGATGGTAAGCATACTGGTGCACCCACTCCTTCCACCTCTCAAACTCCCTCACCGACACCAGCACCCCGTCCATGCCCGAGAGGACGGCCCCGAGCCTCATGAAGTCGGCCACTCTCCAGAGCCGCGGCATACGCATGAGATTACTCCAGTCCGCGCACACCAGGGCCGCCGTACACTTCTCTACCTCAGAGAGGAAGGAGAAGACATGAAGCTGACAGTCCACCGGCAGGAGCGGAAAAGGGAAGTGACCCGGGATCTTAGTTCTTTGGCCTCTCTGTCCTGACTTGGACAAGGAAGAGGAACCTTCCTGATTGGAGGAGCTGCTGGACTCGGAGGAACCTCCTGGAGACGGGTCTTGCCGAAACTGTTTTCTTTCTCGAGACATCTTTCAAGGAAATCACATAACGAAAGGCAAAACCCGGATGTGGTAGAGTCGCTCCTGTATGTGGAGACGGCAAGAAAATTATATCTCAGGATCATGtacttatatatatacacacacaccccctgactacactcagctcctccatatatatatatatatatatacccctgactactcagctcctccatatatatatatatatatacacacacaccccctgactacactcagctcctccatatatatatacacacccctgactactcagctcctccatatatatatatatacccctgactactcagctcctccatatatatatatacacacacaccccctgactacactcagctcctccatatatatatatacacaccccctgactacactcagctcctccatatatatatatatatatatatacccctgactactcagctcctccatatatatatatatatacacacacaccccctgactacactcagctcctccatatatatatatacacacacaccccctgactactcagctcctccatatatatatatacacacacaccccctgactacactcagctcctccatatatatatatacacaccccctgactacactcagctcctccatatatatatatatatatatatatatatatatatacccctgactactcagctcctccatatatatatatatatacacacaccccctgactacactcagctcctccatatatatatatatatatatatatatacccctgactactcagctcctccatatatatatatatacacacacaccccctgactacactcagctcctccatatatatatatacacccctgactactcagcacccatatatatatatatatatataccccctgactacactcagctcctccatatatatatataccccctgactacactcagctcctccatatatatatatatatatatatacccctgactactcagctcctccatatatatatatatatacacacaccccctgactacactcagctcctccatatatatatatatatataccccctgactacactcagctcctccatatatatatatatacacacacaccccctgactacactcagctcctccatatatatatatatatatatatacccctgactactcagctcctccatatatatatatatacacaccccctgactacactcagctcctccatatatatatatacacaccccctgactacactcagctcctccatatatatatatacacaccccctgactacactcagctcctccatatatatatatatatatatacccctgactactcagctcctccatatatatatatatatatatatacccctgactactcagctcctccatatatatatatatacacaccccctgactacactcagctcctccatatatatatatacacaccccctgactacactcagctcctccatatatatatatacacaccccctgactacactcagctcctccatatatatatatatacacacacaccccctgactacactccgctcctccatatatatatacacacccctgactactcagctcctccatatatatatatatatatacacacacaccccctgactacactcagctcctccatatatatatatatacacaccccctgactacactcagctcctccatatatatatatatacacaccccctgactacactcagctcctccatatatatatatatatacacaccccctgactacactcagctcctccatatatatatatatacacaccccctgactacactcagctcctccatatatatatatatacacaccccctgactacactcagctcctccatatatatatatatatacacacaccccctgactacactcagctcctccatatatatatatatacacaccccctgactacactcagctcctccatatatatatatatacacaccccctgactacactcagctcctccatatatatatacacacccctgactacactcagctcctccatatatatatatacacacacaccccctgactacactcagctcctccatatatatatatatacacaccccctgactacactcagctcctccatatatatatatatatacacaccccctgactacactcagctcctccatatatatatatatacacaccccctgactacactcagctcctccatatatatatatatacacaccccctgactacactcagctcctccatatatatatacacaccccctgactacactcagctcctccatatatatatatatacacaccccctgactacactcagctcctccatatatatatatatacacaccccctgactacactcagctcctccatatatatatacacacccctgactacactcagctcctccatatatatatatatatacacaccccctgactatactcagctcctccatatatatatatatacccctgactacactcagctcctccatatatatatatatacacaccccctgactacactcagctcctccatatatatatacacacacccctgactacactcagctcctccatatatatatatatatacacaccccgactacactcagctcctccatatatatatatatacccctgactacactcagctcctccatatatatatatatacccctgactacactcagctcctccatatatatatatatatacacaccccctgactacactcagctcctccatatatatatatatacccctgactactcagctcctccatatatatatatatacacaccccctgactacactcagctcctccatatatatatatatacacacaccccctgactacactcagctcctccatatatatatatatacacaccccctgactacactcagctcctccatatatatatat is a window from the Rhinoderma darwinii isolate aRhiDar2 chromosome 5 unlocalized genomic scaffold, aRhiDar2.hap1 SUPER_5_unloc_52, whole genome shotgun sequence genome containing:
- the LOC142696299 gene encoding uncharacterized protein LOC142696299 gives rise to the protein MSRERKQFRQDPSPGGSSESSSSSNQEGSSSLSKSGQRGQRTKIPGHFPFPLLPVDCQLHVFSFLSEVEKCTAALVCADWSNLMRMPRLWRVADFMRLGAVLSGMDGVLVSVREFERWKEWVHQYAYHLTSRGASLLVLRASFDLGDQRTKWADFLLQFLDGVHCGDLQELELNWTLTHLEPLDIYPPGSMAQICLAKTDQFNSFQTLFQRLTRTSPKLSRMKLPFDWSENSVSLLTHFQNLSTLELNYFWVFKSVQPETMQQLTRSLPKLKTLILQVLVPVKDLGVSYPMESKSLESLDVSQSRGLVFSHLDLPSLKELKIKKTIRGIILNRRTRVALQTRWSCLYDLLKVGTPKLQVFNSHSLLPNWRTQAYLELSEVLLQSCYCIQHTDTWLL